A stretch of Lathyrus oleraceus cultivar Zhongwan6 chromosome 6, CAAS_Psat_ZW6_1.0, whole genome shotgun sequence DNA encodes these proteins:
- the LOC127094617 gene encoding uncharacterized protein LOC127094617, translating into MAGRNAGRNDEALAATMQAMAQAFQNPPNADENVGSRSLAMFQRENPPTFLGRYDPEGALAWLKEIERIFRVMDCTLVQKIRYGTHKLSGEAGDWWVDTRLRLETAGEEITWEGFRREFLRKYYPEDVRGKKEIEFLELKQGNLSVTEYAAKFTVLAKFYPHNDGANAEFSKCIKFENGLRPEIKKVVGYQKIRVFADLIDSCRIFEEDNNAHYKILSEKRGRGQHSRGKPYETPIGKGKQKVIPGRRTSGGDAPANVICFKCGKPGHKSNVCRLGETRCFRYGMPGHATRDCKQKDVVCFNCGEGGHISAKCQKPKRGQESGKVFALSGTQTTNEDGLIRGTCFINSIPLITIIDTGATHYFVAADCVERLGLSLSSLGRDMIVEVPAKGTVSTSLACKSCPLSIFGKDFVVDLVCLPLVGLDVVLGMDWLKSNYVHINCYNNTVRFSSAEEEGRT; encoded by the coding sequence ATGGCCGGAAGAAACGCTGGGAGGAATGATGAGGCTCTTGCTGCAACTATGCAGGCAATGGCTCAGGCGTTCCAGAACCCACCCAATGCTGACGAGAACGTGGGGTCTCGTAGTCTGGCGATGTTTCAGAGGGAGAACCCGCCTACTTTTCTGGGTAGGTATGATCCTGAAGGAGCCTTGGcttggttgaaggagattgaaagaatcttcagagtgaTGGATTGCACTCTTGTGCAAAAGATCCGTTATGGAACTCATAAGCTATCAGGTGAAGCCGGTGATTGGTGGGTGGACACTCGTCTAAGGTTGGAAACTGCGGGCGAGGAGATTACTTGGGAAGGGTTTCGTAGagaatttctgaggaagtattatccagaAGATGTGCGAGGAAAGAAAGAGATTGAATTCCTCGAGTTGAAGCAAGGGAACTTGTCAGTcacggagtatgctgctaagttcactgTATTGGCTAAGTTCTATCCTCACAATGATGGAGCCAATGCCGAATTCTCtaagtgcatcaagtttgaaaatggattgcgTCCGGAAATTAAGAAAGTTGTGGGATATCAAAAGATTCGCGTCTTTGCGGATCTGATTGATAGTTGTAGAATCTTTGAAGAGGACAACAATGCACACTATAAGATCTTGTCTGAGAAGAGGGGAAGGGGTCAACACAGCCGTGGTAAGCCATATGAAACTCCGATTGGAAAAGGGAAACAGAAAGTGATTCCGGGTCGAAGAACAAGTGGGGGAGATGCTCCTGCTAATGTTATCTGTTTcaagtgtggaaagccgggtcacaAGAGTAATGTGTGTAGGCTTGGTGAAACGAGATGTTTCCGTTATGGTATGCCGGGACATGCGACTCGTGATTGTAAGCAGAAGGATGTTGTTTGCTTTAACTGTGGGGAAGGAGGACATATCAGTGCTAAATGTCAGAAGCCAAAGAGGGGACAAGAGAGTGGTAAAGTGTTTGCTTTGTCGGGAACTCAGACTACAAATGAAGATGGACTTATTCGAGGTACTTGTTTCATTAATAGCAttcctttaattactattattgataccggtgccACACACTATTTTGTTGCTGCGGATTGTGTTGAAAGATTGGGTCTTTCTTTGTCTTCCTTGGGTAGAGATATGATTGTTGAGGTTCCCGCTAAGGGAACAGTATCTACGTCTCTTGCGTGTAAGAGTTGCCCCTTGTCAATATTTGGTAAAGATTTTGTAGTTGATCTTGTTTGTTTGCCGCTTGTCGGGTTGGATGTAGTATTGGGTATGGACTGGTTGAAATCCAACTATGttcatattaattgctacaaCAACACTGTGAGGTTTTCTTCTGCCGAAGAAGAGGGAAGAACATAA
- the LOC127092380 gene encoding uncharacterized protein LOC127092380, with amino-acid sequence MKASLKFRDEQKKPLLRAKIPLSILGTPFQSGIVAGESKELTLNLSTFFQSGPSLRLAYRPNDSQNPFSLMVKTGTGSFGSPLSSSMLMSCEFNLLNRSKTGGSQPLFMLHFKPRFGDFSFKKSQSSILDVKNYAFQNGGVLGGEDASIEFVESVESPVMGAFSTGKVPSASAFTGLFSGTEVAARTTLPIRGRTAVNFRWGVRVPADAKVESAFQKVPFLVMDKIGVEHLPLPVENGDLKKDVAGVGIIPGSADMAVTCSAVKRLQAESGLLRNAVEDLRREFASARIGGGSEFERNGGKGKTFEGRKNEKKVMSDFNGYPGKSTEADASEELKKALRGATTVGV; translated from the coding sequence ATGAAAGCTTCACTCAAATTCCGAGACGAACAAAAGAAACCACTGTTAAGAGCCAAAATTCCTCTAAGCATTTTAGGTACCCCATTCCAATCAGGAATCGTAGCTGGTGAATCTAAAGAACTAACTCTCAATCTCTCAACCTTTTTCCAATCCGGTCCGTCGCTTAGACTCGCTTACCGGCCCAACGACTCGCAAAACCCGTTCTCGTTGATGGTTAAAACCGGAACCGGTTCGTTCGGTTCGCCGCTCTCGAGTTCTATGCTTATGAGTTGTGAATTCAATCTGCTGAACCGGAGTAAAACCGGGGGATCCCAGCCTCTTTTTATGCTTCATTTTAAGCCTCGTTTTGGGGATTTCAGTTTTAAGAAATCTCAGTCGTCGATTCTTGATGTGAAGAATTATGCTTTTCAAAACGGAGGCGTTCTGGGAGGTGAGGATGCGAGTATTGAGTTTGTTGAGTCTGTTGAGTCGCCGGTGATGGGAGCTTTTTCTACTGGGAAAGTTCCGTCTGCCAGCGCGTTTACGGGTTTGTTTTCGGGTACGGAGGTTGCTGCGAGAACGACGTTGCCGATTAGGGGACGCACGGCGGTGAATTTTAGGTGGGGGGTTAGGGTTCCGGCAGATGCTAAAGTGGAGAGTGCTTTTCAGAAGGTTCCGTTTCTTGTGATGGATAAGATTGGGGTTGAACATTTGCCTTTGCCTGTGGAGAATGGGGATTTGAAGAAAGATGTTGCTGGCGTGGGGATTATTCCGGGGAGTGCTGATATGGCGGTGACGTGCTCTGCGGTGAAGCGGTTGCAGGCTGAGAGTGGATTGCTGAGGAATGCCGTGGAGGATCTTCGACGAGAGTTTGCTAGCGCGCGAATTGGAGGAGGTTCGGAGTTTGAGAGGAATGGAGGTAAAGGGAAAACCTTCGAGGGGAGAAAGAATGAGAAGAAAGTGATGTCGGATTTTAATGGTTATCCGGGAAAATCGACTGAGGCTGATGCAAGTGAGGAGTTGAAGAAGGCATTGAGGGGAGCCACCACTGTTGGAGTTTGA